A segment of the Solanum lycopersicum chromosome 9, SLM_r2.1 genome:
TGGCTAACCAACACAATATTCGAAGCACTGTCATTTGTCACATTGCAACTCAAGTGCATCGACTGAGTCAATCATAAAAGCTAGTAATTATGAAACTATTTTTAGCGAGTTTtaatattattcatgaataGGCATTTCTTATGAAATAAGTATTCAAAACTCTACATGTTTAAGATTATATTCTAGAACTAGAAGTCATGGTACCACATAAAATTAGAGTACTATGGTATATTTAGATTcacaaataattgttttttcaataattaaacCTAAAAATCTCCAAATAATGTGTGAAATGCATAGTATATATTGAACAAGTATGGCTCAATCATACAGCTGTGTTAAAAGACAAGACACTAATACCAATGAATGATTTGTTACATTTGGACttaaaaagtaagaaaagagACAAAGGTGCAATAATTGAAGGAATCTGTTAAAGGTCAACTCTGGGTCTaccaattttcttttaattggaATTTGAAATTGATCCCTTTACTCATGCTGTTGTCCCCTTATCAAAGAAACTTCATCATTCGCATACTTTTActtgtcatttatttttaaaataaatttttatttaatagagataatttaataaaatatctgttttaataattatttttttaatacatgtaCTAAATCAAACAATAACAAGTAAAATTGAACGAAAGAAATATGTTCTTTCTTTTCGCCAAATAAGTAGTATTTTTCTAATCCACCCCAAATAAAAAGGACATCGGGAATTGAACCTTTGTGgttagttaatttttaaaatatatagagagagagtgTGCTGAAAGGGCTTCTCGCTCAATGAATCAAAGACACACTAAAATTTTTCCGAAAGCTTTTAGCTTCAACACCTTGTTATCGACTCCGTCACtttgggaaaaaaatatttaaccctAACTATTTTATCTGGGATACCtcccaaaaaaattgatttaaaaaagttCAGTACTTATTACTAAATAATTCGAATTAATAGGACTCATACTCAACAGATTATTGTATaagttgaataaaataaaatgattactttatttatatcacaaaaatacaattttcGACGGTGTAAAAGTATAATTTAAAGAtaacatttatttaaaaaattggggTTATCAATTCAAAGTATTGCTGATAGGGAACATATAGTATAACCGAcgatttctttttaattattttttgtttttttttcatgttgatAGCTTTTTAAAAtctgattaaatttgaatttgcgTATTGCGAGATCTACTATTACGCtcttctcataatttttttcattttagttcTATCCTTTTGTTTCATATTAATTGTTCATGTAATTAACAATAATCATTCCAAATTACTTGTCAACTTATAAAATTAAGATAGaattaatttatcttttccTATTTTACCCTTACAATTTATTCCTTTTAAAAGGATAAAACAAGCTCGTCAAGTTTCAAGAAAATTCTTTTAGGAAGTACGTTAATAATATTACccttcttaaaataaaaataaattactaatatgaaacgaagaaaataataaacaaagatCAAGACTCAAAGAGTAATAATTAAACTTTTGGCTATCTTTATAATTCTCACAAAACATAGTACTACAATCTTATGATACATCGAAATACaagttttaataaattaaagtttcttttagTACGTTGTACTATAATTTAAAGTATAGAAAAGAACATTACTAATTAACCAtccttaagaaaaaaaataatattaatataaacttGTTCAATGTTTTGGCTTGTGTTGAGtataaatataatctaaatgAGCCTCTGCAGTCATTCTTCTCTTGAAACaaatttcatctttttcttcacATTCTTCTATTCCCATGAgctatttcaataaaaaaaatcaattcgaAGTTAGAGTcgtatatatgaatttttaaaatcggagctcaaaaattataataagtgtattaaagaaaatacaaaaaaaaattttattactcTATATATATTCTTAGAAGTTATATGTAATATCTAGACGATTCAACAATTTATAtatgtacaaaaaaaattatttttgccatactttttggaagaaaatatttaaattgaacCCCTTTTTATCTCTTAACTCCGAAATAAATGAAAGGTGATCaactgaatattttttttaaaaaaattatatcgtatatataaaaaattacttttccataaaaaagaaaaattcaaatacGAGCTAGCTAAAATCAATAGGCTAAAAAATTACTAGGCCTAAAcacaaaaacaaattgaaattattGCTTTATTATTCATagcaaacaaaatattttgataatttatcgCTAAATAGAATtaacaaagaattttttttactaattacaAAATCTTCTCActagctaatttttttttgtttttgaaagaaGTGAAATCTCAAATCGATAATATGAATTTTCACTGATCATATCGATTCGGATAAGCTCATATACCGTATATAAGGGTGGAAAATAAGAGAAAGAACTTACATCATTGAAATCTTCTTGTACTTGTGAGGAAATTGGATTATTACTAATAATCCCATTAGATTctgtgaaaaaaataataattaattaattaattactattcaacaataatttaatttttgaagctCTAtagaaattcattaaaaaatttaaaataaaaaaaaatcaatacctTGAGAATTAATTGTTGGCAATAAACGAGCTGTTGTTGTGTAGGAAATTAGTAGTAAAACcataagagaaagaagaaaaaaaatatttttttgctccATTTTTTTGCCtttgatttattgatttttttttttgcttaaaattcttctttttattgtctttgtgaggatgagagagagagagaaaaagagagatgAGAGATAGAAGAATAGAGCTGTTGGGAGTTGTATAAATAGCAAGAATTTTAAGAGAATGCCAGCAAAATATTGTGAGTCAAAAGAAGTGTCGTTGTCAAATGAACGGGTTGAGTTGAATTTGAACAGATCAAAATAAGTTGAGTTAATAAACGAATGAAGTAATTTACAACAATGACATTGGAGATTT
Coding sequences within it:
- the PSK1 gene encoding putative phytosulfokine peptide precursor; translated protein: MEQKNIFFLLSLMVLLLISYTTTARLLPTINSQESNGIISNNPISSQVQEDFNDLMGIEECEEKDEICFKRRMTAEAHLDYIYTQHKPKH